From the Drosophila suzukii chromosome 2 unlocalized genomic scaffold, CBGP_Dsuzu_IsoJpt1.0 scf_2c, whole genome shotgun sequence genome, one window contains:
- the LOC139354277 gene encoding uncharacterized protein: MVTQREDKQLSDLGSCVSKVRRTINGNLLLEVAKGSAESAEAMKESIARVLGDAASVRATSDETKLLVLEIRDIDSIATEQEIYAAIASQYGIDAERIRVRSLLRGYAESQLAVISLPYSLGKAVLHRGEVRIGWTICRIRERTGPPRAQGSQVQQGAFMFILLCGRKKGDQAPGRKQTLPSHNQRERETSAVMQLIQLNLNHCRAAQDLLKQTVRELGSEVAILSEPYRVESSSDWVTDRTGKAALWLCGVSVLPMRDTRAVEGFVQANVGGTWIYSCYLAPSLSLTSFSRIMDELISDLRGRSNGVIGGDFNAWAEEWGSLYTNARGRTILEAIASLDIVLLNEGSQHSFNRAGAGSIIDLSFASSSLSRSTRWRIGEVFSASDHEAILLTVGGPPCQSQPMTGPRKAYRQDTFRTQTFASALEGMAVSELDSADVAANKLAARLEEACDQSMQQRKTFRKHHAPVYWWSEEIPSLRRTCLRARRLVQRARGTANLCACNSSFKSAKKALKLAIRDSKRESHRGYQMERTLEALRSFNIQDYLLNVVHSYLSKRELVLDTSVGPRTYEVTAGVPQGSVLGPLEPP; this comes from the exons ATGGTGACTCAAAGGGAAGATAAACAGCTGTCGGACTTGGGAAGCTGTGTATCCAAGGTACGCCGCACCATTAACGGCAACCTACTGCTCGAGGTGGCCAAAGGCAGCGCAGAAAGTGCAGAAGCCATGAAGGAGAGCATTGCGAGGGTGTTAGGCGACGCAGCGTCAGTGCGAGCCACGTCGGACGAGACCAAACTGCTCGTTCTGGAGATAAGAGACATCGACTCCATCGCGACGGAGCAGGAAATCTACGCTGCGATTGCGAGCCAGTATGGTATCGACGCGGAGCGCATCAGAGTTCGGAGTCTGCTTCGAGGCTACGCGGAGTCGCAGCTAGCTGTGATCAGCTTGCCCTACTCCCTGGGGAAAGCCGTCCTCCATCGTGGCGAGGTGCGGATTGGATGGACCATCTGCAGGATCCGGGAAAGAACAGGCCCCCCAAG GGCACAAGGCAGCCAAGTGCAGCAAGGAGCCTTCATGTTTATTCTGCTCTGCGGCAGGAAGAAAGGAGACCAGGCACCAGGCAGAAAGCAGACTCTGCCCAGCCACAACCAGCGGGAAAGGGAGACCTCGGCCGTCATGCAATTGATTCAGCTAAATCTGAACCATTGTAGGGCCGCGCAGGACCTCCTGAAGCAGACGGTGCGTGAGCTGGGTTCTGAGGTGGCGATACTCAGTGAGCCCTACAGAGTGGAAAGCAGCAGCGATTGGGTCACGGATCGCACAGGCAAAGCTGCACTGTGGCTCTGCGGCGTGAGTGTTCTACCAATGCGGGACACGAGGGCAGTAGAGGGATTTGTCCAAGCGAACGTAGGCGGCACATGGATCTACAGCTGCTACCTGGCCCCCAGTCTATCACTGACGTCCTTTAGCAGGATCATGGACGAGCTGATCAGCGACCTGAGAGGAAGGAGCAACGGGGTGATCGGAGGCGACTTTAACGCCTGGGCCGAGGAATGGGGCTCCCTCTATACCAACGCCAGGGGGCGCACCATCCTTGAAGCAATTGCGTCTCTGGACATCGTCCTGTTGAACGAGGGCTCCCAGCACAGCTTCAACAGAGCTGGGGCCGGTTCAATCATCGACCTATCGTTCGCGAGCAGCTCGTTATCCCGTAGCACACGCTGGAGGATAGGCGAGGTGTTCTCGGCCAGCGACCATGAGGCCATCCTGCTGACAGTTGGCGGTCCACCGTGCCAAAGCCAGCCGATGACCGGGCCAAGAAAAGCCTACCGCCAGGACACCTTTAGGACACAGACCTTCGCCAGCGCACTGGAGGGAATGGCTGTATCTGAGCTGGACTCAGCAGATGTAGCAGCGAACAAATTGGCAGCCAGACTGGAGGAAGCCTGTGACCAAAGCATGCAGCAGCGTAAGACCTTTCGGAAGCACCACGCGCCAGTGTACTGGTGGAGCGAGGAAATCCCTAGCTTGCGCAGGACCTGCCTTCGAGCCAGGAGGTTAGTCCAAAGGGCGAGAGGCACCGCAAACCTTTGTGCCTGCAACTCTAGCTTTAAGAGTGCAAAGAAGGCACTCAAACTGGCGATTCGGGACAGCAAGAGGGAGAGCCATCGCGGGTACCAGATGGAAAG GACACTGGAGGCACTACGGTCCTTCAACATCCAGGATTACCTGCTGAATGTAGTGCACAGCTACCTCAGCAAAAGGGAGTTGGTCCTAGATACCTCTGTGGGCCCCAGGACTTACGAGGTGACAGCCGGTGTTCCTCAAGGCTCGGTACTGGGCcctcttgaacctccctag
- the LOC139354276 gene encoding uncharacterized protein — MVTRREDKQLSDLGSCVSKVRRTINGNLLLEVAKGSAESAEAMKESIARVLGDAASVRATSDETKLLVLEIRDIDSIATEQEIYAESQLAVISLPYSLGKAVLHRGEVRIGWTICRIRERTGPPRAQGSQVQQGAFMFILLCGRKKGDQAPGRKQTLPSHNQRERETSAVMQLIQLNLNHCRAAQDLLKQTVRELGSEVAILSEPYRVESSSDWVTDRTGKAALWLCGVSVLPMRDTRAVEGFVQANVGGTWIYSCYLAPSLSLTSFSRIMDELISDLRGRSNGVIGGDFNAWAEEWGSLYTNARGRTILEAIASLDIVLLNEGSQHSFNRAGAGSIIDLSFASSSLSRSTRWRIGEVFSASDHEAILLTVGGPPCQSQPMTGPRKAYRQDTFRTQTFASALEGMAVSELDSADVAANKLAARLEEACDQSMQQRKTFRKHHAPVYWWSEEIPSLRRTCLRARRLVQRARGTANLCACNSSFKSAKKALKLAIRDSKRESHRGYQMERTLEALRSFNIQDYLLNVVHSYLSKRELVLDTSVGPRTYEVTAGVPQGSVLGPLEPP, encoded by the exons CGTCAGTGCGAGCCACGTCGGACGAGACCAAACTGCTCGTTCTGGAGATAAGAGACATCGACTCCATCGCGACGGAGCAGGAAATCTACGCTGAGTCGCAGCTAGCTGTGATCAGCTTGCCCTACTCCCTGGGGAAAGCCGTCCTCCATCGTGGCGAGGTGCGGATTGGATGGACCATCTGCAGGATCCGGGAAAGAACAGGCCCCCCAAG GGCACAAGGCAGCCAAGTGCAGCAAGGAGCCTTCATGTTTATTCTGCTCTGCGGCAGGAAGAAAGGAGACCAGGCACCAGGCAGGAAGCAGACTCTGCCCAGCCACAACCAGCGGGAAAGGGAGACCTCGGCCGTCATGCAATTGATTCAGCTAAATCTGAACCATTGTAGGGCCGCGCAGGACCTCCTGAAGCAGACGGTGCGTGAGCTGGGTTCTGAGGTGGCGATACTCAGTGAGCCCTACAGAGTGGAAAGCAGCAGCGATTGGGTCACGGATCGCACAGGCAAAGCTGCACTGTGGCTCTGCGGCGTGAGTGTTCTACCAATGCGGGACACGAGGGCAGTAGAGGGATTTGTCCAAGCGAACGTAGGCGGCACATGGATCTACAGCTGCTACCTGGCCCCCAGTCTATCACTGACGTCCTTTAGCAGGATCATGGACGAGCTGATCAGCGACCTGAGAGGAAGGAGCAACGGGGTGATCGGAGGCGACTTTAACGCCTGGGCCGAGGAATGGGGCTCCCTCTATACCAACGCCAGGGGGCGCACCATCCTTGAAGCAATTGCGTCTCTGGACATCGTCCTGTTGAACGAGGGCTCCCAGCACAGCTTCAACAGAGCTGGGGCCGGTTCAATCATCGACCTATCGTTCGCGAGCAGCTCGTTATCCCGTAGCACACGCTGGAGGATAGGCGAGGTGTTCTCGGCCAGCGACCATGAGGCCATCCTGCTGACAGTTGGCGGTCCACCGTGCCAAAGCCAGCCGATGACCGGGCCAAGAAAAGCCTACCGCCAGGACACCTTTAGGACACAGACCTTCGCCAGCGCACTGGAGGGAATGGCTGTATCTGAGCTGGACTCAGCAGATGTAGCAGCGAACAAATTGGCAGCCAGACTGGAGGAAGCCTGTGACCAAAGCATGCAGCAGCGTAAGACCTTTCGGAAGCACCACGCGCCAGTGTACTGGTGGAGCGAGGAAATCCCTAGCTTGCGCAGGACCTGCCTTCGAGCCAGGAGGTTAGTCCAAAGGGCGAGAGGCACCGCAAACCTTTGTGCCTGCAACTCTAGCTTTAAGAGTGCAAAGAAGGCACTCAAACTGGCGATTCGGGACAGCAAGAGGGAGAGCCATCGCGGGTACCAGATGGaaag GACACTGGAGGCACTACGGTCCTTCAACATCCAGGATTACCTGCTGAATGTAGTGCACAGCTACCTCAGCAAAAGGGAGTTGGTCCTAGATACCTCTGTGGGCCCCAGGACTTACGAGGTGACAGCCGGTGTTCCTCAAGGCTCGGTACTGGGCcctcttgaacctccctag
- the LOC139354504 gene encoding uncharacterized protein, with protein sequence MQTLGRRDVQGVHKDARLPMKPYINVVPKLLIGLDHGHLGLPLRTRRFVREGPYAAATELGWVVFGPVSGQSTTPSPKSCLLAVSMDDTMEKMVEDYFEMESFGVKLAPQVAGSDDARAQRILEDTTVKVGRRYQTGLLWKDDYAVLPRSYEMAHRRLINVEKKLKRNGQLALEYDRIIKDYVSKGYARKLQQDEVAVTSDRLWYLPHFGVENPNKPGKVRLVFDAAAKVGGTSLNSALDKGPHHYKPLPAVLFHFREGAVGVCGDIKEMFHQVLIRPEDRCSQRFLWRDGNDDRDPDTYEDDNVMVSFVCAKTKCAPMRTMSIPRLELQAAVLGTRLMNTVQEEHSVDISETVLWTDSKTVLRWIGSTHRRYKQFVGNRVAEILESSKVSQWRWVPTADNAADDATRSQNKADLSPESRWLSGPAFLRQPASGWPAPEEGTKRVPDAPEEGTKRVPDAPEEGTKRVPDAPDEEEMPGEFALVAADEFAIPFQRFSSFSRLVRTTAWVLRFARWCRKQRSKIEEYGLTASECEAAENLLVRQAQLESFPDEMRSAECGKDVASSCEIRGLAPYVDEHRVLRVYGRVDAALCMPYSAMRPVILSHRHSLTDLIVRHFHAQMKHQNVDATIAQIRTRFWVTKMRRVLKEVISSCNECKLQRTRPMPPIMGPLPEDRLEAGGWPFKYTGLDYFGPLLVTVSRHREKRWVALFTCLTTRAIHLELAHDLSTDSCIIAIRNFVCRRGPVHRLRSDNGKNFVGADREAKRFGDVFETERIQSELSSRSIEWDFNCPTNPSEGGVWERMVQCVKRVLRHTLKEVAPRDHVLESFLIEAENVVNSRPLTHLPVDADQEAPLTPNDLLKGAANLPNTPGLDAELPKEGSTRKQWRIARMLRDRFWRRWVLEYLPTLVRREKWCRRTEPIRQGDMVFVCDPALPRREWRKGIVEEVYSGADGVVRRATVRVNDNGLSRTMLRPVSKVAVLDLSEAVLHGVGDVDGRTL encoded by the coding sequence ATGCAGACGTTAGGTCGACGAGATGTCCAGGGCGTGCATAAGGATGCGCGTTTGCCGATGAAGCCCTACATCAACGTGGTGCCTAAGTTGCTCATCGGACTGGACCATGGACATTTGGGATTGCCACTTAGGACGAGGCGGTTTGTCAGAGAGGGACCGTATGCGGCCGCAACCGAGCTTGGATGGGTTGTGTTTGGGCCAGTAAGTGGGCAATCGACTACGCCGTCACCGAAGTCCTGCCTTCTAGCCGTGTCAATGGATGATACGATGGAAAAGATGGTGGAAGACTACTTCGAGATGGAAAGCTTTGGTGTGAAGCTCGCGCCACAGGTCGCAGGCAGCGATGACGCGCGGGCACAAAGGATCCTCGAAGATACCACGGTGAAAGTGGGGCGTCGCTACCAGACGGGATTACTCTGGAAGGACGACTACGCTGTGCTGCCACGGAGCTATGAGATGGCGCACAGACGGCTGATCAATGTGGAGAAGAAGTTGAAGCGCAACGGGCAGTTGGCGCTGGAATACGATCGTATCATCAAGGATTACGTATCCAAAGGATATGCGAGGAAGCTGCAGCAGGATGAGGTCGCGGTGACGAGCGACCGGCTATGGTATTTGCCACATTTTGGTGTCGAAAACCCGAACAAGCCCGGTAAGGTCCGGCTTGTGTTCGATGCTGCAGCCAAGGTTGGAGGAACCTCGCTAAATTCGGCGCTGGACAAGGGGCCTCACCATTACAAGCCCTTGCCAGCCGTGCTCTTCCACTTCAGGGAAGGAGCAGTCGGAGTCTGCGGTGACATCAAGGAGATGTTCCACCAAGTGCTGATCCGACCCGAGGATCGATGTTCCCAACGATTCCTTTGGAGAGATGGCAACGACGATCGAGACCCGGATACGTACGAGGATGACAACGTGATGGTTAGCTTCGTGTGCGCAAAGACGAAGTGCGCGCCGATGAGAACGATGTCGATCCCAAGGTTGGAGCTGCAGGCAGCGGTTCTTGGAACCAGACTGATGAACACTGTCCAGGAGGAGCACAGTGTGGACATCAGCGAGACGGTGTTGTGGACGGACTCAAAGACGGTGCTGAGATGGATCGGCAGCACACACCGCCGGTACAAGCAGTTTGTTGGCAACCGAGTGGCGGAGATTTTGGAGTCGTCGAAGGTTTCCCAGTGGAGGTGGGTACCTACAGCTGACAACGCAGCGGATGATGCGACGCGGTCGCAGAATAAGGCGGACCTTAGCCCGGAATCACGTTGGTTAAGCGGACCCGCATTTTTGAGGCAGCCAGCGAGCGGCTGGCCGGCGCCTGAGGAGGGAACTAAGCGTGTTCCAGATGCGCCTGAGGAGGGAACTAAGCGTGTTCCAGATGCGCCTGAGGAGGGAACTAAGCGTGTTCCAGATGCGCCTGATGAAGAGGAGATGCCCGGTGAGTTTGCATTGGTGGCCGCGGATGAATTTGCCATTCCGTTCCAGAGATTCTCGAGCTTCAGTCGCCTGGTGAGGACCACAGCATGGGTCTTGAGGTTTGCGCGTTGGTGTCGCAAGCAGAGAAGCAAGATCGAGGAGTACGGACTCACTGCATCGGAGTGTGAGGCCGCGGAGAACCTGTTAGTCAGACAGGCCCAGTTGGAGTCGTTCCCCGACGAGATGAGGTCGGCGGAATGCGGAAAGGACGTCGCCAGCTCGTGTGAGATTCGAGGTCTGGCGCCTTACGTGGATGAACACAGAGTTCTGCGAGTTTATGGCAGAGTTGATGCCGCGCTGTGCATGCCGTACAGTGCGATGAGGCCCGTAATACTGTCACACAGGCACAGTCTTACGGATTTGATTGTGAGGCACTTTCATGCCCAGATGAAGCATCAAAACGTGGATGCGACGATTGCTCAGATTCGGACGAGATTCTGGGTCACGAAGATGAGACGAGTGCTGAAGGAAGTAATCTCGTCGTGCAACGAGTGCAAGTTGCAGCGAACGCGGCCGATGCCGCCGATAATGGGACCCCTACCAGAGGATCGACTGGAAGCGGGAGGATGGCCATTCAAGTACACCGGATTGGATTACTTTGGGCCACTGCTGGTGACTGTATCCCGTCACAGAGAGAAGCGTTGGGTCGCCTTGTTCACATGCTTGACGACAAGGGCGATTCATCTGGAGTTGGCTCATGACCTGTCGACGGATTCCTGCATAATAGCGATCAGGAACTTCGTCTGCCGTAGAGGACCAGTACATAGACTGCGGAGTGATAACGGCAAGAACTTCGTGGGAGCTGACAGGGAGGCCAAGCGATTTGGAGACGTGTTCGAGACGGAGAGGATACAGAGTGAGTTGTCCAGCAGAAGCATTGAATGGGATTTCAATTGCCCAACGAACCCGTCTGAGGGCGGAGTATGGGAGCGGATGGTGCAGTGCGTCAAACGAGTGCTGCGCCATACCCTGAAGGAAGTTGCGCCGAGGGATCATGTGTTGGAGAGTTTCCTGATCGAGGCGGAGAATGTAGTCAACTCGCGTCCGCTCACCCACTTGCCGGTGGATGCGGACCAAGAGGCGCCGTTGACGCCAAATGATCTGCTCAAGGGAGCAGCTAACCTGCCGAATACGCCTGGATTGGATGCGGAGCTGCCCAAGGAGGGTTCTACGCGAAAGCAGTGGAGGATTGCTCGCATGCTGCGAGACCGTTTCTGGAGGAGGTGGGTCCTGGAGTACCTGCCTACGCTTGTGCGCCGCGAGAAGTGGTGCCGGAGAACGGAGCCCATCCGCCAGGGCGATATGGTCTTCGTCTGCGATCCTGCCTTGCCCAGAAGAGAGTGGCGCAAGGGAATCGTGGAGGAGGTCTACAGCGGAGCTGATGGAGTCGTCAGACGCGCTACTGTGCGCGTGAACGACAATGGCCTATCTCGGACAATGTTGCGGCCCGTCTCAAAAGTTGCAGTTTTGGATTTGAGTGAAGCGGTTCTTCACGGGGTCGGGGATGTCGACGGTCGAACATTGTAA
- the LOC139354278 gene encoding uncharacterized protein, which yields MVTQREDKQLSDLGSCVSKVRLTINGNLLLEVAKGSAESAEAMKESIARVLGDAASVRATSDETKLLVLEIRDIDSIATEQEIYAAIASQYGIDAERIRVRSLLRGYAESQLAVISLPYSLGKAVLHRGEVRIGWTICRIRERTGPPRAQGSQVQQGAFMFILLCGRKKGDQAPGRKQTLPSHNQRERETSAVMQLIQLNLNHCRAAQDLLKQTVRELGSEVAILSEPYRVESSSDWVTDRTGKAALWLCGVSVLPMRDTRAVEGFVQANVGGTWIYSCYLAPSLSLTSFSRIMDELISDLRGRSNGVIGGDFNAWAEEWGSLYTNARGRTILEAIASLDIVLLNEGSQHSFNRAGVGSIIDLSFASSSLSRSTRWRIGEVFSASDHEAILLTVGGPPALEALAVSELDSADVAANKLAARLEEACDQSMQQRKTFRKHHAPVYWWSEEIVSLRRTCLRARRLVQRARGTANLSASNSSFKSAKKALKLAIRDSKRESHRGYQMERTLEALRSFNIPDYLLNVVHSYLSKRELVLDTSVGPRTYEVTAGVPQGSVLGPLLWNTMYDGVLKLPLPSSTDIVGFADDVALVVVAKEVAAVEAAANCAIRAVEEWLAVAGLELASHKTEAVLISSRKAVESAHIQIGGSTITSQRAIRYLGVMLDTRLSYREHLEFVNKKVSETTGSLCRILLNTRGPKQDRRRLLATVVKSQLLYAVPVWAEATAVSSYMRGVNSTYRLCAVRISSAFRTISDDAALVIAGQIPLCELVREAKEIRAALAGEQADRSTKTEVQRRARMQSVVNWQAAWDISSKGRWTRKLIPSIEPWLSRKHGQVDFYLTQALSGHGCFRSFLKRFGHDTEDGCPECGSSIVEDAQHVLFECRRFGYDRQILMETTGARVRPETFVPLMLLKEAIWEATAAYAASVLRTLRRTDNERREVTA from the exons ATGGTGACTCAAAGGGAAGATAAACAGCTGTCGGACTTGGGAAGCTGTGTATCCAAGGTACGCCTCACCATTAACGGCAACCTACTGCTCGAGGTGGCCAAAGGCAGCGCAGAAAGTGCAGAAGCCATGAAGGAGAGCATTGCGAGGGTGTTAGGCGACGCAGCGTCAGTGCGAGCCACGTCGGACGAGACCAAACTGCTCGTTCTGGAGATAAGAGACATCGACTCCATCGCGACGGAGCAGGAAATCTACGCTGCGATTGCGAGCCAGTATGGTATCGACGCGGAGCGCATCAGAGTTCGGAGTCTGCTTCGAGGCTACGCGGAGTCGCAGCTAGCTGTGATCAGCTTGCCCTACTCCCTGGGGAAAGCCGTCCTCCATCGTGGCGAGGTGCGGATTGGATGGACCATCTGCAGGATCCGGGAAAGAACAGGCCCCCCAAG GGCACAAGGCAGCCAAGTGCAGCAAGGAGCCTTCATGTTTATTCTGCTCTGCGGCAGGAAGAAAGGAGACCAGGCACCAGGCAGGAAGCAGACTCTGCCCAGCCACAACCAGCGGGAAAGGGAGACCTCGGCCGTCATGCAATTGATTCAGCTAAATCTGAACCATTGTAGGGCCGCGCAGGACCTCCTGAAGCAGACGGTGCGTGAGCTGGGTTCTGAGGTGGCGATACTCAGTGAGCCCTACAGAGTGGAAAGCAGCAGCGATTGGGTCACGGATCGCACAGGCAAAGCTGCACTGTGGCTCTGCGGCGTGAGTGTTCTACCAATGCGGGACACGAGGGCAGTAGAGGGATTTGTCCAAGCGAACGTAGGCGGCACATGGATCTACAGCTGCTACCTGGCCCCCAGTCTATCACTGACGTCCTTTAGCAGGATCATGGACGAGCTGATCAGCGACCTGAGAGGAAGGAGCAACGGGGTGATCGGAGGCGACTTTAACGCCTGGGCCGAGGAATGGGGCTCCCTCTATACCAACGCCAGGGGGCGCACCATCCTTGAAGCAATTGCGTCTCTGGACATCGTCCTGTTGAACGAGGGCTCCCAGCACAGCTTCAACAGAGCTGGGGTCGGTTCAATCATCGACCTATCGTTCGCGAGCAGCTCGTTATCCCGTAGCACACGCTGGAGGATAGGCGAGGTGTTCTCGGCCAGCGACCATGAGGCCATCCTGCTGACAGTTGGCGGTCCACC CGCACTGGAGGCATTGGCTGTATCTGAGCTGGACTCTGCAGATGTAGCAGCGAACAAATTGGCAGCCAGACTGGAGGAAGCCTGTGACCAAAGCATGCAGCAGCGTAAGACCTTTCGGAAGCACCACGCGCCAGTGTACTGGTGGAGCGAGGAAATCGTTAGCTTGCGCAGGACCTGCCTTCGAGCCAGGAGGTTAGTCCAAAGGGCGAGAGGCACCGCAAACCTTTCTGCCAGCAACTCTAGCTTTAAGAGTGCAAAGAAGGCACTCAAACTGGCGATTCGGGACAGCAAGAGGGAGAGCCATCGCGGGTACCAGATGGaaag GACACTGGAGGCACTACGGTCCTTCAACATCCCGGATTACCTGCTGAATGTAGTGCACAGCTACCTCAGCAAAAGGGAGTTGGTCCTAGATACCTCTGTGGGCCCCAGGACTTACGAGGTGACAGCCGGTGTTCCTCAAGGCTCGGTACTGGGCCCTCTGCTTTGGAACACGATGTATGACGGTGTTTTGAAGCTCCCACTGCCGAGCAGCACCGACATTGTGGGCTTTGCGGATGATGTCGCGCtggttgtggtggccaaggaAGTTGCGGCCGTGGAGGCAGCTGCAAACTGCGCAATTCGAGCAGTGGAGGAGTGGCTCGCAGTGGCGGGCCTAGAGCTGGCCTCACACAAAACTGAGGCGGTGCTGATttcaagcaggaaagcagtggAGTCGGCGCATATTCAGATCGGAGGGTCAACGATAACTTCTCAGCGTGCCATAAGGTACCTGGGAGTCATGCTGGACACCCGCCTCTCCTACCGCGAACACCTGGAGTTCGTAAACAAGAAGGTAAGCGAAACCACAGGATCGCTCTGCAGGATCCTGCTGAATACCAGGGGACCGAAGCAGGACAGACGCAGGCTCCTCGCGACTGTTGTCAAGTCGCAGTTGCTGTACGCTGTTCCAGTGTGGGCTGAGGCCACTGCTGTGAGTAGCTACATGCGTGGTGTTAACTCGACGTACCGCCTGTGCGCCGTTAGAATTTCGAGTGCCTTCAGGACGATCTCGGACGACGCAGCCCTTGTCATCGCAGGCCAAATTCCCCTGTGTGAACTGGTGCGGGAGGCCAAGGAGATTCGCGCGGCTCTAGCAGGCGAACAGGCGGACCGCAGTACCAAGACCGAGGTGCAGAGAAGAgccaggatgcagagcgtcgtcaactggcaggcagcctgggacaTCTCCAGCAAGGGTCGCTGGACGCGCAAGCTCATCCCCAGCATAGAGCCATGGCTAAGTAGGAAGCACGGCCAGGTGGATTTTTACCTCACGCAGGCGCTGAGTGGACATGGCTGCTTCCGAAGCTTCCTTAAGCGCTTCGGGCACGACACGGAGGACGGTTGCCCAGAGTGCGGCAGCAGCATTGTCGAGGACGCTCagcatgtcctttttgaatgCCGCCGCTTTGGCTATGACCGCCAGATACTCATGGAGACCACCGGGGcaagagttcggccagaaactTTTGTGCCCCTCATGCTGCTGAAGGAAGCGATTTGGGAAGCGACGGCAGCCTACGCAGCGAGCGTACTGCGAACGCTGCGTCGCACCGACAACGAGAGGAGAGAAGTAACAGCCtag